A stretch of Cucumis sativus cultivar 9930 chromosome 2, Cucumber_9930_V3, whole genome shotgun sequence DNA encodes these proteins:
- the LOC101210692 gene encoding protein LONGIFOLIA 1: MTTGMVQDQNLEKQIEKQMGCMAGFLHIFDRHQILAGKRLYSTKRLPPSVGNSTPPPPENSISLPEATVELEKLQQTRTMPSPDRVKHFASVTDLRSPAPEPATPVQTKPKHTLPLPVFEYKEGNRSLWKFSREAPRLSLDSRAIVDGKGSIYPREIRTNASILSANRSETSTEEGDEQRRSPSVIARLMGLEPLPNSEPEPIKNAELRRSASESRVSKDFYHNRFIDGNNFRLKQSQHLSSQDNNGSNVLIKNAANMDHSSNVKMLDRSDFAARSTKAEPVRSQRGIGPRKIFFDSGDVFPEPKQPASIYGEIEKRLKMRGIDEPSKDLETLKQILEALQLKGLLHSKKSPSQRKLVYDRISSQAESPIVVMRPARSPTSVNRLGRISNDSPPSSYRARQIGRRNVNVTSDSMPSVTTRSDRLEFDRNLRNQPRNRFSNSPTRSESNVKSPSRRGLFVETQRRINDPVDQRRSSKINSSKFGSDPQMSNRSPKNRKPMGSVHHPKERKIYISQAEDESSTFSESSISNSSQTDTERSNKIEEYKEGRTLLERCGKLLHSIAEITASTELQPSPVSVLDSSFYKEESSPSPVLKRQIDFKDQVVDVEDEGWFQAISSMELGLADGSDEGDFVYVMDVLRASRCLQDDDSDIFLLLEEQQYLKGKDVSKVPRLQRRLIFDTITEILDRNRQLPPWKSNAQPESMTEPTSVQEIWSEFQRMRDRENDTSEDLFEVICSVLKKDLTRDAPSGWRDWPVETSQAVLDIERLIFKDLIGETIRDLATITGKCNLNNAINMMPRRKLVF, encoded by the exons ATGACGACAGGAATGGTGCAAGACCAGAATCTTGAGAAGCAGATTGAGAAGCAGATGGGTTGCATGGCTGGATTCCTTCATATCTTTGATCGTCATCAGATTTTGGCCGGAAAACGCCTCTACTCTACTAAACGCCTCCCTCCTTCG GTAGGGAACTCAACACCTCCGCCGCCGGAGAATTCCATCTCCTTACCGGAGGCAACGGTGGAATTGGAAAAACTACAGCAGACTAGAACGATGCCTTCTCCAGACAGAGTGAAGCATTTTGCTTCGGTGACGGACCTTCGATCTCCAGCGCCGGAACCAGCGACGCCGGTGCAAACGAAGCCGAAACATACGCTTCCTCTTCCAGTTTTTGAGTACAAGGAAGGGAATCGGTCTTTATGGAAATTCTCGAGAGAAGCTCCACGGCTTTCGTTGGATAGCAGAGCTATTGTTGACGGGAAAGGAAGTATTTATCCGAGGGAGATCCGTACGAACGCGTCTATTCTCTCTGCAAACCGTAGTGAAACCTCCACGGAAGAAGGGGATGAACAACGGCGGTCTCCGAGTGTCATTGCTAGATTAATGGGGCTGGAACCATTACCTAACTCCGAACCAGAACCGATAAAAAACGCCGAGCTTCGAAGATCGGCTTCCGAATCAAGAGTTTCTAAAGATTTCTATCATAATCGGTTCATCGACGGTAACAATTTCCGACTTAAACAATCTCAACATTTGAGCTCGCAGGACAATAATGGAAGCAATGTACTGATAAAGAATGCAGCAAACATGGACCACAGCTCAAATGTCAAAATGCTGGACAGAAGCGACTTTGCTGCAAGAAGTACGAAGGCTGAGCCTGTTAGGTCGCAAAGAGGAATAGGACCTCGCAAGATTTTCTTCGATTCCGGAGACGTTTTTCCAGAGCCAAAGCAACCTGCATCAATCTATGGAGAGATAGAGAAGAGGTTGAAGATGAGAGGAATTGATGAGCCTTCAAAAGATTTAGAAACGTTAAAGCAAATCCTCGAAGCACTTCAACTCAAAGGTCTTCTTCATTCCAAGAAATCTCCTAGCCAGAGGAAGCTTGTTTACGATCGTATTTCTTCACAGGCTGAATCTCCGATTGTGGTGATGAGACCTGCCAGATCACCAACTTCAGTCAATCGTTTAGGAAGAATCAGTAACGATTCTCCACCTTCGAGTTACAGAGCTAGACAAATCGGTCGCCGGAATGTTAATGTTACCAGTGACTCCATGCCGTCTGTAACCACGAGAAGCGATCGTTTGGAGTTTGATCGGAATTTACGGAATCAACCTAGAAATAGATTCTCTAACTCTCCAACTAGAAGCGAGAGTAACGTGAAAAGTCCGAGTAGAAGAGGATTGTTCGTTGAAACACAGAGAAGAATTAACGATCCTGTAGATCAGAGAAGAAGTTCGAAGataaattcatcaaaattCGGATCAGATCCCCAAATGTCAAACCGATCCCCAAAAAACAGGAAACCAATGGGTTCTGTTCATCATCCAAAAGAACGGAAGATTTACATATCTCAAGCAGAGGATGAATCGTCCACATTCTCAGAAAGTAGCATTAGCAACTCTTCACAAACGGATACGGAG AGGTCCAACAAAATTGAAGAGTACAAAGAGGGCCGTACTCTATTAGAGAGGTGTGGTAAGCTTCTTCACAGTATAGCAGAAATCACAGCATCGACCGAGTTACAACCGAGTCCTGTCTCGGTACTTGACTCGTCTTTTTACAAGGAGGAGTCGTCACCATCACCTGTACTAAAACGGCAAATAGATTTCAAAG ACCAAGTGGTTGATGTGGAAGACGAAGGGTGGTTTCAAGCTATCTCATCGATGGAATTGGGTTTGGCAGATGGATCTGACGAGGGTGATTTTGTCTATGTTATGGATGTTCTCCGAGCCTCACGTTGCTTGCAAGATGACGACTCCGATATCTTTCTATTGTTAGAGGAACAACAGTATTTGAAAGGGAAGGACGTCTCCAAGGTTCCAAGGCTTCAAAGGAGGCTAATTTTCGACACGATAACTGAGATTCTCGACCGGAACAGACAATTACCACCATGGAAATCCAACGCGCAGCCAGAATCCATGACCGAGCCGACTTCAGTGCAGGAGATTTGGTCCGAGTTTCAGCGAATGAGGGACCGAGAAAACGACACATCGGAGGACTTGTTTGAGGTCATCTGCAGTGTCTTGAAAAAGGATCTAACAAGAGACGCTCCTAGCGGATGGAGGGACTGGCCAGTTGAAACATCCCAAGCAGTTTTGGACATTGAGAGACTAATATTCAAAGACTTGATCGGCGAAACGATCCGAGATCTGGCCACCATTACTGGAAAATGCAACCTCAATAATGCCATTAACATGATGCCTAGAAGGAAGCTGGTGTTCTAA
- the LOC101219100 gene encoding guanine nucleotide-binding protein subunit gamma 2, whose amino-acid sequence MASSLDEHLVTSASIGVGAVVDSRGKHRILAELKRLEQELRYLQEELDEVEKMGNISSICKDLLPCIETKTDPLLPVLNGVVNPSWDRWFEGSPSSPECSCWIL is encoded by the exons ATGGCGTCGTCTCTGGATGAGCACCTCGTCACCAGCGCTTCAATTGGAGTCGGAGCCGTTGTTGATTCCAGAGGAAAGCATCGCATTCTCGCCGAGCTCAAGCGTCTTGAGCAGGAACTCAGATATTTGCAG GAAGAGTTGGATGAAGTTGAGAAAATGGGAAACATCTCGTCGATATGCAAGGA CTTGCTTCCCTGCATCGAAACCAAAACAGACCCACTTTTACCCgt GCTGAATGGTGTTGTAAATCCATCGTGGGATCGTTGGTTTGAAGGATCCCCGAGCTCACCAGAATGTAGCTGCTGGATTCTCTAA